From one Physeter macrocephalus isolate SW-GA chromosome 18, ASM283717v5, whole genome shotgun sequence genomic stretch:
- the RPLP2 gene encoding large ribosomal subunit protein P2 — protein sequence MRYVASYLLAALGGNSSPNAKDIKKILDSVGIEADDDRLNKVISELNGKNIEDVIAQGVGKLASMPAGGAVAVSAAPGAAAPAAGSAPAAAEEKKEEKKEESEESDDDMGFGLFD from the exons ATGCGCTACGTCGCCTCCTACTTGTTGGCCGCCCTCGGGGGCAATTCCTCCCCCAACGCCAAGGACATCAAGAAGATCCTGGACAGCGTGGGCATCGAGGCGGACGACGACCGGCTCAACAAG GTCATCAGTGAGCTGAACGGAAAGAACATCGAAGACGTCATTGCCCAGG GTGTTGGCAAGCTGGCCAGCATGCCCGCTGGCGGGGCTGTGGCCGTCTCTGCGGCCCCAGGAGCTGCAGCTCCTGCTGCGGGCTCGGCCCCAGCCGCAG cggaggagaagaaggaggagaagaaagaggagtcaGAAGAGTCAGACGACGACATGGGGTTTGGCTTGTTTGACTAG
- the PIDD1 gene encoding p53-induced death domain-containing protein 1 isoform X1, producing the protein MAAVAEGLEPETAAVEDAARDATDAVDAGLGAPLLLVGNRLSLDLYPRGCHRLLHLCAQQVRQLLEVEFLQLSGHEDPQLLQATLARLPRSLPRLRSLVLKGGQHRDALGACLRGSLAALPASLSGLAHLAHLDLSFNSLETLPACIPQLCGLGALLLSHNCLSELPEALGALPALTFLAATHNRLQTLPTALGSLSTLQRLDLSENLLDALPPEIGGLSSLAELNLASNRLQGLPASLAGLRSLRLLVLHSNLLASVPAGLAHLPLLARLDLRDNRLRDVPPELLDAPFVRLQGNPLGGPSPDAHSPPGTPVVPEMPRLLLTSDLDSFAVTPLGCSVTLACGVRLQFPVGATATPVTIRYRLWLPEPRLVPLGPHDSLLSGVLELQPHGVAFQKEVGLWLLFVPPRARRCREVVVRTLSDNSWSDLETHLEEEAPKRLWARCQVPHFSWFLVVSRPVSDSCLVPPEGTLLCSSGHPGVKVTFPPGATEEPRHVRMQVVRVGSRELPALLGEPEAAASPLLYLSQSGPPSFLRPVTVQLPLPPGLTGLSLDRSHLHLLYRAPPAATWDDITAQVALELTHLYARFQVTRFSWSVTPPSASSVPRPRPGLRTPLTPSLPRYWLWYTTKSCVGGLARKAWERLRLHRVNLIALQRRRDPEQVLLQCLPRNKVDSTLRRLLERYRGPEPSDTVEVFEGEKFFAAFERGINVDADRPDCVEGRVCFVFYSHLKNLKEVYVTTALDRRAQAVRGQVSFYRGEVPEEVPEEAEAARRKRAADAPWMATLPIKLPRLRGSEGPGQGAGLSLAPLNLGDAETGFLTQSNLLNVAGRLGPDWPAVALHLGLPYRELQRIRHEFRDDLDGQIRHMLFSWAERQAGQPGAVGLLVQALERSDRRDVAEEVRAVLELGRRKYQEGIQRTSLAPGDPGPPGSSASQSPEPAQA; encoded by the exons ATGGCTGCGGTGGCGGAGGGGCTGGAGCCCGAGACAGCGGCTGTAGAAGATGCTGCAAGAGATGCTACAGATGCTGTGGATGCAGGGCTGGGGGCACCCCTTCTTCTGGTTGGGAACCGGCTGAGCCTGGACCTATACCCCAGGGGCTGCCACCGGCTGCTGCACCTGTGTGCCCAGCAGGTCCGTCAGCTGCTGGAGGTGGAGTTCCTGCAGCTGAGTGGCCACGAGGACCCTCAGCTGCTGCAGGCCACCCTGGCCCGTCTGCCCCGGAGCCTGCCACGCCTCCGCTCCCTGGTCCTCAAAG GTGGGCAACATCGGGACGCTCTGGGTGCCTGCCTCCGGGGCTCCCTCGCCGCGCTGCCCGCCAGCCTGAGTGGCCTAGCCCACTTGGCCCACCTGGACCTGAGCTTCAACAGCCTGGAGACATTGCCAGCCTGTATCCCGCAGTTGTGTGGCCTGGGTGCCCTCCTGCTCTCTCATAACTGCCTCTCAGAGCTGCCTGAGGCCCTGGGGGCCCTCCCCGCCCTCACCTTCCTCGCTGCCACCCACAACCGCCTGCAAACGCTGCCCACAGCACTGGGGTCCTTGTCCACCCTGCAGCGCCTCGATCTCTCTGAGAACCTGCTGGATGCTCTGCCCCCTGAGATCGGAGGCCTGAGCAGCCTGGCTGAGCTCAACCTGGCCTCCAACCGGCTGcagggcctccctgcctcccttg CGGGCCTGCGGTCCCTGCGGCTCCTTGTTCTGCACAGCAACCTTCTGGCTTCGGTGCCCGCCGGCCTGGCCCACCTCCCGCTGCTTGCCCGGCTCGACCTGAGGGACAACCGGCTCCGGGACGTGCCCCCCGAGCTACTGGATGCCCCCTTCGTGCGCCTGCAAGGAAACCCCCTGGGTGGGCCTAGCCCCGACGCCCACAGTCCTCCAG GGACGCCCGTGGTCCCAGAAATGCCTAGACTGTTGCTGACTTCAGATCTGGACAG CTTCGCCGTGACCCCCCTAGGCTGCTCTGTGACCCTGGCCTGCGGTGTCCGCCTGCAGTTCCCTGTGGGAGCCACTGCTACCCCTGTTACCATCCGCTATCGACTGTGGCTGCCAGAGCCACGCCTCGTCCCCCTGGGTCCCCATGACTCTCTGCTCAGTGGTGTCCTGGAGCTGCAGCCCCACGGGGTGGCCTTCCAGAAG GAGGTGGGCCTGTGGCTGCTCTTTGTGCCCCCACGGGCCCGGCGTTGCCGTGAGGTGGTGGTCAGGACCCTGAGTGACAATAGCTGGAGTGACCTGGAGACCCACCTGGAGGAGGAGGCGCCCAAG CGGCTCTGGGCTCGCTGCCAGGTGCCTCACTTCTCCTGGTTCCTCGTGGTTTCGCGCCCTGTGTCTGACTCCTGCCTGGTGCCACCAGAGGGGACATTGCTGTGCTCCTCAGGACATCCAGGGGTCAAGGTCACATTCCCCCCTGGGGCCACCGAGGAGCCCCGTCATGTCCGCATGCAG GTGGTACGCGTGGGCAGCAGAGAACTGCCGGCCCTGCTGGGAGAGCCTGAGGCGGCCGCCAGCCCCCTGCTCTACCTCTCCCAGAGCGGCCCCCCAAGCTTCCTTCGGCCGGTCACCGTGCAGCTGCCTCTGCCCCCCGGCCTCACAG GCCTGAGTCTGGACCGCTCACACCTGCACCTGCTGTACCGGGCCCCTCCCGCGGCCACCTGGGATGACATCACGGCACAGGTGGCGCTGGAGCTCACCCACCTGTATGCTCGCTTCCAGGTCACGCGCTTCTCCTGGTCAGTGACCCCTCCCTCCGCTTCCTCggtcccccgcccccgccccggtcTGCGCACCCCGCTCACCCCCAGCCTTCCCAGGTACTGGCTCTGGTACACCACCAAGAGCTGCGTGGGGGGCCTGGCGCGGAAGGCCTGGGAGCGGCTGCGGCTGCACCGTGTGAACCTCATCGCGCTGCAGAGGCGCCGAGACCCCGAGCAGGTCCTGCTGCAGTGCCTGCCCCGCAAcaag GTGGACAGCACCCTGCGGCGGCTGCTGGAGCGGTACCGCGGCCCGGAGCCCTCGGACACCGTGGAGGTGTTTGAGGGTGAGAAATTCTTCGCTGCCTTCGAGAGGGGCATCAACGTGGATGCTG ACCGTCCAGACTGTGTGGAGGGCAGGGTGTGCTTCGTCTTCTACTCACACCTGAAGAACCTGAAGGAGGTGTACGTGACCACAGCCCTGGACCGGCGGGCTCAGGCCGTGAGGGGCCAG gtgTCCTTCTACCGGGGAGAGGTGCCGGAGGAGGTGCCTGAGGAGGCGGAGGCTGCTCGGCGGAAGAGGGCTGCAGACGCCCCGTGGATGGCCACCCTGCCTATCAAGCTGCCG AGGCTGCGGGGATCcgagggcccagggcagggggctggccTCTCCCTGGCACCTCTGAACCTGGGCGACGCCGAGACtgggttcctgacacagagcaaCCTGCTAAATGTGGCCGGGCGCCTGGGCCCTGACTGGCCAGCCGTGGCCCTGCACCTGGGTTTGCCCTACCGTGAGCTGCAGCGCATCCGGCATGAGTTCCG GGACGACCTGGATGGGCAGATCCGCCATATGCTCTTCTCCTGGGCTGAGCGCCAGGCTGGGcagccaggggctgtggggcTCCTCGTGCAGGCCCTGGAGCGGAGCGACCGGCGGGACGTGGCCGAAGAGGTGCGGGCTGTCCTGGAGCTTGGCCGCCGCAAGTACCAGGAGGGCATCCAGCGCACAAGCCTGGCCCCCGGGGACCCTGGCCCACCAGGCTCTTCAGCATCACAATCCCCCGAGCCTGCCCAGGCCTAG
- the PIDD1 gene encoding p53-induced death domain-containing protein 1 isoform X4, whose product MAAVAEGLEPETAAVEDAARDATDAVDAGLGAPLLLVGNRLSLDLYPRGCHRLLHLCAQQVRQLLEVEFLQLSGHEDPQLLQATLARLPRSLPRLRSLVLKGGQHRDALGACLRGSLAALPASLSGLAHLAHLDLSFNSLETLPACIPQLCGLGALLLSHNCLSELPEALGALPALTFLAATHNRLQTLPTALGSLSTLQRLDLSENLLDALPPEIGGLSSLAELNLASNRLQGLPASLAGLRSLRLLVLHSNLLASVPAGLAHLPLLARLDLRDNRLRDVPPELLDAPFVRLQGNPLGGPSPDAHSPPGTPVVPEMPRLLLTSDLDSFAVTPLGCSVTLACGVRLQFPVGATATPVTIRYRLWLPEPRLVPLGPHDSLLSGVLELQPHGVAFQKEVGLWLLFVPPRARRCREVVVRTLSDNSWSDLETHLEEEAPKRLWARCQVPHFSWFLVVSRPVSDSCLVPPEGTLLCSSGHPGVKVTFPPGATEEPRHVRMQVVRVGSRELPALLGEPEAAASPLLYLSQSGPPSFLRPVTVQLPLPPGLTGLSLDRSHLHLLYRAPPAATWDDITAQVALELTHLYARFQVTRFSWSVTPPSASSVPRPRPGLRTPLTPSLPRYWLWYTTKSCVGGLARKAWERLRLHRVNLIALQRRRDPEQVLLQCLPRNKVDSTLRRLLERYRGPEPSDTVEVFEGEKFFAAFERGINVDADRPDCVEGRVCFVFYSHLKNLKEVCPSTGERCRRRCLRRRRLLGGRGLQTPRGWPPCLSSCRGCGDPRAQGRGLASPWHL is encoded by the exons ATGGCTGCGGTGGCGGAGGGGCTGGAGCCCGAGACAGCGGCTGTAGAAGATGCTGCAAGAGATGCTACAGATGCTGTGGATGCAGGGCTGGGGGCACCCCTTCTTCTGGTTGGGAACCGGCTGAGCCTGGACCTATACCCCAGGGGCTGCCACCGGCTGCTGCACCTGTGTGCCCAGCAGGTCCGTCAGCTGCTGGAGGTGGAGTTCCTGCAGCTGAGTGGCCACGAGGACCCTCAGCTGCTGCAGGCCACCCTGGCCCGTCTGCCCCGGAGCCTGCCACGCCTCCGCTCCCTGGTCCTCAAAG GTGGGCAACATCGGGACGCTCTGGGTGCCTGCCTCCGGGGCTCCCTCGCCGCGCTGCCCGCCAGCCTGAGTGGCCTAGCCCACTTGGCCCACCTGGACCTGAGCTTCAACAGCCTGGAGACATTGCCAGCCTGTATCCCGCAGTTGTGTGGCCTGGGTGCCCTCCTGCTCTCTCATAACTGCCTCTCAGAGCTGCCTGAGGCCCTGGGGGCCCTCCCCGCCCTCACCTTCCTCGCTGCCACCCACAACCGCCTGCAAACGCTGCCCACAGCACTGGGGTCCTTGTCCACCCTGCAGCGCCTCGATCTCTCTGAGAACCTGCTGGATGCTCTGCCCCCTGAGATCGGAGGCCTGAGCAGCCTGGCTGAGCTCAACCTGGCCTCCAACCGGCTGcagggcctccctgcctcccttg CGGGCCTGCGGTCCCTGCGGCTCCTTGTTCTGCACAGCAACCTTCTGGCTTCGGTGCCCGCCGGCCTGGCCCACCTCCCGCTGCTTGCCCGGCTCGACCTGAGGGACAACCGGCTCCGGGACGTGCCCCCCGAGCTACTGGATGCCCCCTTCGTGCGCCTGCAAGGAAACCCCCTGGGTGGGCCTAGCCCCGACGCCCACAGTCCTCCAG GGACGCCCGTGGTCCCAGAAATGCCTAGACTGTTGCTGACTTCAGATCTGGACAG CTTCGCCGTGACCCCCCTAGGCTGCTCTGTGACCCTGGCCTGCGGTGTCCGCCTGCAGTTCCCTGTGGGAGCCACTGCTACCCCTGTTACCATCCGCTATCGACTGTGGCTGCCAGAGCCACGCCTCGTCCCCCTGGGTCCCCATGACTCTCTGCTCAGTGGTGTCCTGGAGCTGCAGCCCCACGGGGTGGCCTTCCAGAAG GAGGTGGGCCTGTGGCTGCTCTTTGTGCCCCCACGGGCCCGGCGTTGCCGTGAGGTGGTGGTCAGGACCCTGAGTGACAATAGCTGGAGTGACCTGGAGACCCACCTGGAGGAGGAGGCGCCCAAG CGGCTCTGGGCTCGCTGCCAGGTGCCTCACTTCTCCTGGTTCCTCGTGGTTTCGCGCCCTGTGTCTGACTCCTGCCTGGTGCCACCAGAGGGGACATTGCTGTGCTCCTCAGGACATCCAGGGGTCAAGGTCACATTCCCCCCTGGGGCCACCGAGGAGCCCCGTCATGTCCGCATGCAG GTGGTACGCGTGGGCAGCAGAGAACTGCCGGCCCTGCTGGGAGAGCCTGAGGCGGCCGCCAGCCCCCTGCTCTACCTCTCCCAGAGCGGCCCCCCAAGCTTCCTTCGGCCGGTCACCGTGCAGCTGCCTCTGCCCCCCGGCCTCACAG GCCTGAGTCTGGACCGCTCACACCTGCACCTGCTGTACCGGGCCCCTCCCGCGGCCACCTGGGATGACATCACGGCACAGGTGGCGCTGGAGCTCACCCACCTGTATGCTCGCTTCCAGGTCACGCGCTTCTCCTGGTCAGTGACCCCTCCCTCCGCTTCCTCggtcccccgcccccgccccggtcTGCGCACCCCGCTCACCCCCAGCCTTCCCAGGTACTGGCTCTGGTACACCACCAAGAGCTGCGTGGGGGGCCTGGCGCGGAAGGCCTGGGAGCGGCTGCGGCTGCACCGTGTGAACCTCATCGCGCTGCAGAGGCGCCGAGACCCCGAGCAGGTCCTGCTGCAGTGCCTGCCCCGCAAcaag GTGGACAGCACCCTGCGGCGGCTGCTGGAGCGGTACCGCGGCCCGGAGCCCTCGGACACCGTGGAGGTGTTTGAGGGTGAGAAATTCTTCGCTGCCTTCGAGAGGGGCATCAACGTGGATGCTG ACCGTCCAGACTGTGTGGAGGGCAGGGTGTGCTTCGTCTTCTACTCACACCTGAAGAACCTGAAGGAGGT gtgTCCTTCTACCGGGGAGAGGTGCCGGAGGAGGTGCCTGAGGAGGCGGAGGCTGCTCGGCGGAAGAGGGCTGCAGACGCCCCGTGGATGGCCACCCTGCCTATCAAGCTGCCG AGGCTGCGGGGATCcgagggcccagggcagggggctggccTCTCCCTGGCACCTCTGA
- the PIDD1 gene encoding p53-induced death domain-containing protein 1 isoform X2: protein MAAVAEGLEPETAAVEDAARDATDAVDAGLGAPLLLVGNRLSLDLYPRGCHRLLHLCAQQVRQLLEVEFLQLSGHEDPQLLQATLARLPRSLPRLRSLVLKGGQHRDALGACLRGSLAALPASLSGLAHLAHLDLSFNSLETLPACIPQLCGLGALLLSHNCLSELPEALGALPALTFLAATHNRLQTLPTALGSLSTLQRLDLSENLLDALPPEIGGLSSLAELNLASNRLQGLPASLAGLRSLRLLVLHSNLLASVPAGLAHLPLLARLDLRDNRLRDVPPELLDAPFVRLQGNPLGGPSPDAHSPPGTPVVPEMPRLLLTSDLDSFAVTPLGCSVTLACGVRLQFPVGATATPVTIRYRLWLPEPRLVPLGPHDSLLSGVLELQPHGVAFQKEVGLWLLFVPPRARRCREVVVRTLSDNSWSDLETHLEEEAPKRLWARCQVPHFSWFLVVSRPVSDSCLVPPEGTLLCSSGHPGVKVTFPPGATEEPRHVRMQVVRVGSRELPALLGEPEAAASPLLYLSQSGPPSFLRPVTVQLPLPPGLTGLSLDRSHLHLLYRAPPAATWDDITAQVALELTHLYARFQVTRFSWYWLWYTTKSCVGGLARKAWERLRLHRVNLIALQRRRDPEQVLLQCLPRNKVDSTLRRLLERYRGPEPSDTVEVFEGEKFFAAFERGINVDADRPDCVEGRVCFVFYSHLKNLKEVYVTTALDRRAQAVRGQVSFYRGEVPEEVPEEAEAARRKRAADAPWMATLPIKLPRLRGSEGPGQGAGLSLAPLNLGDAETGFLTQSNLLNVAGRLGPDWPAVALHLGLPYRELQRIRHEFRDDLDGQIRHMLFSWAERQAGQPGAVGLLVQALERSDRRDVAEEVRAVLELGRRKYQEGIQRTSLAPGDPGPPGSSASQSPEPAQA, encoded by the exons ATGGCTGCGGTGGCGGAGGGGCTGGAGCCCGAGACAGCGGCTGTAGAAGATGCTGCAAGAGATGCTACAGATGCTGTGGATGCAGGGCTGGGGGCACCCCTTCTTCTGGTTGGGAACCGGCTGAGCCTGGACCTATACCCCAGGGGCTGCCACCGGCTGCTGCACCTGTGTGCCCAGCAGGTCCGTCAGCTGCTGGAGGTGGAGTTCCTGCAGCTGAGTGGCCACGAGGACCCTCAGCTGCTGCAGGCCACCCTGGCCCGTCTGCCCCGGAGCCTGCCACGCCTCCGCTCCCTGGTCCTCAAAG GTGGGCAACATCGGGACGCTCTGGGTGCCTGCCTCCGGGGCTCCCTCGCCGCGCTGCCCGCCAGCCTGAGTGGCCTAGCCCACTTGGCCCACCTGGACCTGAGCTTCAACAGCCTGGAGACATTGCCAGCCTGTATCCCGCAGTTGTGTGGCCTGGGTGCCCTCCTGCTCTCTCATAACTGCCTCTCAGAGCTGCCTGAGGCCCTGGGGGCCCTCCCCGCCCTCACCTTCCTCGCTGCCACCCACAACCGCCTGCAAACGCTGCCCACAGCACTGGGGTCCTTGTCCACCCTGCAGCGCCTCGATCTCTCTGAGAACCTGCTGGATGCTCTGCCCCCTGAGATCGGAGGCCTGAGCAGCCTGGCTGAGCTCAACCTGGCCTCCAACCGGCTGcagggcctccctgcctcccttg CGGGCCTGCGGTCCCTGCGGCTCCTTGTTCTGCACAGCAACCTTCTGGCTTCGGTGCCCGCCGGCCTGGCCCACCTCCCGCTGCTTGCCCGGCTCGACCTGAGGGACAACCGGCTCCGGGACGTGCCCCCCGAGCTACTGGATGCCCCCTTCGTGCGCCTGCAAGGAAACCCCCTGGGTGGGCCTAGCCCCGACGCCCACAGTCCTCCAG GGACGCCCGTGGTCCCAGAAATGCCTAGACTGTTGCTGACTTCAGATCTGGACAG CTTCGCCGTGACCCCCCTAGGCTGCTCTGTGACCCTGGCCTGCGGTGTCCGCCTGCAGTTCCCTGTGGGAGCCACTGCTACCCCTGTTACCATCCGCTATCGACTGTGGCTGCCAGAGCCACGCCTCGTCCCCCTGGGTCCCCATGACTCTCTGCTCAGTGGTGTCCTGGAGCTGCAGCCCCACGGGGTGGCCTTCCAGAAG GAGGTGGGCCTGTGGCTGCTCTTTGTGCCCCCACGGGCCCGGCGTTGCCGTGAGGTGGTGGTCAGGACCCTGAGTGACAATAGCTGGAGTGACCTGGAGACCCACCTGGAGGAGGAGGCGCCCAAG CGGCTCTGGGCTCGCTGCCAGGTGCCTCACTTCTCCTGGTTCCTCGTGGTTTCGCGCCCTGTGTCTGACTCCTGCCTGGTGCCACCAGAGGGGACATTGCTGTGCTCCTCAGGACATCCAGGGGTCAAGGTCACATTCCCCCCTGGGGCCACCGAGGAGCCCCGTCATGTCCGCATGCAG GTGGTACGCGTGGGCAGCAGAGAACTGCCGGCCCTGCTGGGAGAGCCTGAGGCGGCCGCCAGCCCCCTGCTCTACCTCTCCCAGAGCGGCCCCCCAAGCTTCCTTCGGCCGGTCACCGTGCAGCTGCCTCTGCCCCCCGGCCTCACAG GCCTGAGTCTGGACCGCTCACACCTGCACCTGCTGTACCGGGCCCCTCCCGCGGCCACCTGGGATGACATCACGGCACAGGTGGCGCTGGAGCTCACCCACCTGTATGCTCGCTTCCAGGTCACGCGCTTCTCCTG GTACTGGCTCTGGTACACCACCAAGAGCTGCGTGGGGGGCCTGGCGCGGAAGGCCTGGGAGCGGCTGCGGCTGCACCGTGTGAACCTCATCGCGCTGCAGAGGCGCCGAGACCCCGAGCAGGTCCTGCTGCAGTGCCTGCCCCGCAAcaag GTGGACAGCACCCTGCGGCGGCTGCTGGAGCGGTACCGCGGCCCGGAGCCCTCGGACACCGTGGAGGTGTTTGAGGGTGAGAAATTCTTCGCTGCCTTCGAGAGGGGCATCAACGTGGATGCTG ACCGTCCAGACTGTGTGGAGGGCAGGGTGTGCTTCGTCTTCTACTCACACCTGAAGAACCTGAAGGAGGTGTACGTGACCACAGCCCTGGACCGGCGGGCTCAGGCCGTGAGGGGCCAG gtgTCCTTCTACCGGGGAGAGGTGCCGGAGGAGGTGCCTGAGGAGGCGGAGGCTGCTCGGCGGAAGAGGGCTGCAGACGCCCCGTGGATGGCCACCCTGCCTATCAAGCTGCCG AGGCTGCGGGGATCcgagggcccagggcagggggctggccTCTCCCTGGCACCTCTGAACCTGGGCGACGCCGAGACtgggttcctgacacagagcaaCCTGCTAAATGTGGCCGGGCGCCTGGGCCCTGACTGGCCAGCCGTGGCCCTGCACCTGGGTTTGCCCTACCGTGAGCTGCAGCGCATCCGGCATGAGTTCCG GGACGACCTGGATGGGCAGATCCGCCATATGCTCTTCTCCTGGGCTGAGCGCCAGGCTGGGcagccaggggctgtggggcTCCTCGTGCAGGCCCTGGAGCGGAGCGACCGGCGGGACGTGGCCGAAGAGGTGCGGGCTGTCCTGGAGCTTGGCCGCCGCAAGTACCAGGAGGGCATCCAGCGCACAAGCCTGGCCCCCGGGGACCCTGGCCCACCAGGCTCTTCAGCATCACAATCCCCCGAGCCTGCCCAGGCCTAG
- the PIDD1 gene encoding p53-induced death domain-containing protein 1 isoform X3, whose translation MAAVAEGLEPETAAVEDAARDATDAVDAGLGAPLLLVGNRLSLDLYPRGCHRLLHLCAQQVRQLLEVEFLQLSGHEDPQLLQATLARLPRSLPRLRSLVLKGGQHRDALGACLRGSLAALPASLSGLAHLAHLDLSFNSLETLPACIPQLCGLGALLLSHNCLSELPEALGALPALTFLAATHNRLQTLPTALGSLSTLQRLDLSENLLDALPPEIGGLSSLAELNLASNRLQGLPASLAGLRSLRLLVLHSNLLASVPAGLAHLPLLARLDLRDNRLRDVPPELLDAPFVRLQGNPLGGPSPDAHSPPGTPVVPEMPRLLLTSDLDSFAVTPLGCSVTLACGVRLQFPVGATATPVTIRYRLWLPEPRLVPLGPHDSLLSGVLELQPHGVAFQKEVGLWLLFVPPRARRCREVVVRTLSDNSWSDLETHLEEEAPKRLWARCQVPHFSWFLVVSRPVSDSCLVPPEGTLLCSSGHPGVKVTFPPGATEEPRHVRMQVVRVGSRELPALLGEPEAAASPLLYLSQSGPPSFLRPVTVQLPLPPGLTGHALLLVLALVHHQELRGGPGAEGLGAAAAAPCEPHRAAEAPRPRAGPAAVPAPQQASGSPPQVDSTLRRLLERYRGPEPSDTVEVFEGEKFFAAFERGINVDADRPDCVEGRVCFVFYSHLKNLKEVYVTTALDRRAQAVRGQVSFYRGEVPEEVPEEAEAARRKRAADAPWMATLPIKLPRLRGSEGPGQGAGLSLAPLNLGDAETGFLTQSNLLNVAGRLGPDWPAVALHLGLPYRELQRIRHEFRDDLDGQIRHMLFSWAERQAGQPGAVGLLVQALERSDRRDVAEEVRAVLELGRRKYQEGIQRTSLAPGDPGPPGSSASQSPEPAQA comes from the exons ATGGCTGCGGTGGCGGAGGGGCTGGAGCCCGAGACAGCGGCTGTAGAAGATGCTGCAAGAGATGCTACAGATGCTGTGGATGCAGGGCTGGGGGCACCCCTTCTTCTGGTTGGGAACCGGCTGAGCCTGGACCTATACCCCAGGGGCTGCCACCGGCTGCTGCACCTGTGTGCCCAGCAGGTCCGTCAGCTGCTGGAGGTGGAGTTCCTGCAGCTGAGTGGCCACGAGGACCCTCAGCTGCTGCAGGCCACCCTGGCCCGTCTGCCCCGGAGCCTGCCACGCCTCCGCTCCCTGGTCCTCAAAG GTGGGCAACATCGGGACGCTCTGGGTGCCTGCCTCCGGGGCTCCCTCGCCGCGCTGCCCGCCAGCCTGAGTGGCCTAGCCCACTTGGCCCACCTGGACCTGAGCTTCAACAGCCTGGAGACATTGCCAGCCTGTATCCCGCAGTTGTGTGGCCTGGGTGCCCTCCTGCTCTCTCATAACTGCCTCTCAGAGCTGCCTGAGGCCCTGGGGGCCCTCCCCGCCCTCACCTTCCTCGCTGCCACCCACAACCGCCTGCAAACGCTGCCCACAGCACTGGGGTCCTTGTCCACCCTGCAGCGCCTCGATCTCTCTGAGAACCTGCTGGATGCTCTGCCCCCTGAGATCGGAGGCCTGAGCAGCCTGGCTGAGCTCAACCTGGCCTCCAACCGGCTGcagggcctccctgcctcccttg CGGGCCTGCGGTCCCTGCGGCTCCTTGTTCTGCACAGCAACCTTCTGGCTTCGGTGCCCGCCGGCCTGGCCCACCTCCCGCTGCTTGCCCGGCTCGACCTGAGGGACAACCGGCTCCGGGACGTGCCCCCCGAGCTACTGGATGCCCCCTTCGTGCGCCTGCAAGGAAACCCCCTGGGTGGGCCTAGCCCCGACGCCCACAGTCCTCCAG GGACGCCCGTGGTCCCAGAAATGCCTAGACTGTTGCTGACTTCAGATCTGGACAG CTTCGCCGTGACCCCCCTAGGCTGCTCTGTGACCCTGGCCTGCGGTGTCCGCCTGCAGTTCCCTGTGGGAGCCACTGCTACCCCTGTTACCATCCGCTATCGACTGTGGCTGCCAGAGCCACGCCTCGTCCCCCTGGGTCCCCATGACTCTCTGCTCAGTGGTGTCCTGGAGCTGCAGCCCCACGGGGTGGCCTTCCAGAAG GAGGTGGGCCTGTGGCTGCTCTTTGTGCCCCCACGGGCCCGGCGTTGCCGTGAGGTGGTGGTCAGGACCCTGAGTGACAATAGCTGGAGTGACCTGGAGACCCACCTGGAGGAGGAGGCGCCCAAG CGGCTCTGGGCTCGCTGCCAGGTGCCTCACTTCTCCTGGTTCCTCGTGGTTTCGCGCCCTGTGTCTGACTCCTGCCTGGTGCCACCAGAGGGGACATTGCTGTGCTCCTCAGGACATCCAGGGGTCAAGGTCACATTCCCCCCTGGGGCCACCGAGGAGCCCCGTCATGTCCGCATGCAG GTGGTACGCGTGGGCAGCAGAGAACTGCCGGCCCTGCTGGGAGAGCCTGAGGCGGCCGCCAGCCCCCTGCTCTACCTCTCCCAGAGCGGCCCCCCAAGCTTCCTTCGGCCGGTCACCGTGCAGCTGCCTCTGCCCCCCGGCCTCACAG GTCACGCGCTTCTCCTG GTACTGGCTCTGGTACACCACCAAGAGCTGCGTGGGGGGCCTGGCGCGGAAGGCCTGGGAGCGGCTGCGGCTGCACCGTGTGAACCTCATCGCGCTGCAGAGGCGCCGAGACCCCGAGCAGGTCCTGCTGCAGTGCCTGCCCCGCAAcaag CCAGTGGGTCGCCCCCACAGGTGGACAGCACCCTGCGGCGGCTGCTGGAGCGGTACCGCGGCCCGGAGCCCTCGGACACCGTGGAGGTGTTTGAGGGTGAGAAATTCTTCGCTGCCTTCGAGAGGGGCATCAACGTGGATGCTG ACCGTCCAGACTGTGTGGAGGGCAGGGTGTGCTTCGTCTTCTACTCACACCTGAAGAACCTGAAGGAGGTGTACGTGACCACAGCCCTGGACCGGCGGGCTCAGGCCGTGAGGGGCCAG gtgTCCTTCTACCGGGGAGAGGTGCCGGAGGAGGTGCCTGAGGAGGCGGAGGCTGCTCGGCGGAAGAGGGCTGCAGACGCCCCGTGGATGGCCACCCTGCCTATCAAGCTGCCG AGGCTGCGGGGATCcgagggcccagggcagggggctggccTCTCCCTGGCACCTCTGAACCTGGGCGACGCCGAGACtgggttcctgacacagagcaaCCTGCTAAATGTGGCCGGGCGCCTGGGCCCTGACTGGCCAGCCGTGGCCCTGCACCTGGGTTTGCCCTACCGTGAGCTGCAGCGCATCCGGCATGAGTTCCG GGACGACCTGGATGGGCAGATCCGCCATATGCTCTTCTCCTGGGCTGAGCGCCAGGCTGGGcagccaggggctgtggggcTCCTCGTGCAGGCCCTGGAGCGGAGCGACCGGCGGGACGTGGCCGAAGAGGTGCGGGCTGTCCTGGAGCTTGGCCGCCGCAAGTACCAGGAGGGCATCCAGCGCACAAGCCTGGCCCCCGGGGACCCTGGCCCACCAGGCTCTTCAGCATCACAATCCCCCGAGCCTGCCCAGGCCTAG